In a genomic window of Vigna angularis cultivar LongXiaoDou No.4 chromosome 6, ASM1680809v1, whole genome shotgun sequence:
- the LOC108341713 gene encoding MADS-box protein JOINTLESS-like produces MVRKKIPIKKIVDVTARQVTFSKRKSGLLKKARELSLLCDAEIALIVFSPGGKLFDYASSSMQKITERYILCSEWNLDKLDQSYPTEQGNASLNKQLEDRSREMRQLNGEELEGLNLKELQKLEERLDSSLNSVYKAKVQIFLAEITILSQKQNKLKEDNQLIKQKIKHVQEQSFDTSLTLGLPLPSASK; encoded by the exons ATGGTGAGGAAGAAGATACCGATCAAGAAGATCGTGGACGTAACTGCGAGGCAGGTGACATTCTCAAAGAGAAAGAGTGGCCTTTTGAAGAAAGCACGTGAGCTTTCTCTTCTTTGCGATGCTGAGATTGCTCTCATTGTCTTTTCACCTGGTGGCAAGCTCTTCGACTATGCAAGTTCAAG TATGCAGAAAATAACTGAAAGATATATTTTATGCTCAGAGTGGAACCTTGACAAACTAGACCAGTCATATCCTACGGAGCAG GGTAATGCTTCTTTGAACAAGCAATTGGAAGATAGGAGTCGTGAAATGAG ACAGCTGAATGGAGAAGAGTTGGAAGGATTGAACCTAAAGGAACTACAGAAATTAGAAGAACGACTTGATTCATCCTTGAACAGTGTTTATAAAGCCAAG gttcaaatttttttagcaGAGATCACCATACTTTCGCAGAAG CAAAACAAACTCAAGGAAGATAACCAACTGATAAAACAG AAAATAAAGCATGTACAAGAGCAATCCTTTGACACCTCCCTCACATTGGG GCTACCTTTGCCATCTGCCTCAAAATAG